A window of the Ogataea parapolymorpha DL-1 chromosome V, whole genome shotgun sequence genome harbors these coding sequences:
- a CDS encoding putative FAD dependent sulfhydryl oxidase Erv1 — MSVGPSGRKIILDENGKPCRSCNTLLDFKAVTKSATKTVADDCPPDVEQLGRSTWTFLHSVAAKYPEQASEEQQEDMRTFLRVFGNIYPCWFCAKDFRQYMEKDKPKVRTQEEFGKWLCDAHNEVNEKLGKKKFDCNLWKERWKDGWKDGRCD; from the coding sequence ATGTCAGTGGGGCCTTCTGGTAGAAAGATTATTTTAGATGAGAACGGCAAGCCGTGTCGCTCGTGCaacacgctgctggacttcAAGGCGGTGACCAAGTCGGCGACCAAGACCGTGGCCGACGACTGTCCTCCGGACgtggagcagctcggcCGGTCCACCTGGACGTTTCTGCACTCTGTTGCTGCCAAGTATCCGGAACAGGCGTCGGAGGAACAACAGGAGGACATGAGGACGTTTTTGCGTGTGTTTGGCAACATTTACCCATGCTGGTTCTGTGCCAAAGACTTCAGACAGTACATGGAGAAGGACAAGCCCAAGGTGCGCACACAGGAGGAATTTGGCAAATGGCTGTGCGACGCGCACAACGAGGtgaacgagaagctgggaAAGAAGAAGTTTGACTGCAATCTGTGGAAAGAGCGTTGGAAAGACGGTTGGAAAGACGGTAGATGTGACTAG
- a CDS encoding Nuclear localization sequence-binding protein produces MWRRFYSLNRTLLVSKLPFDVTEQQVGDVFKVLGGVRNVRLVKEKGKFKGYGYVEFESEEQARAAKVQMQGRVIKNLPIRLDLRSEVEQRRNYLDEKKHEILVVRNLPYEATEDEVMKLFAPLHAIRCGLAKAPITNKCLGYGFVRFLSPKLALKAIKRIKESPLFLKDRRLKVEFAQKKEDGYKYIV; encoded by the coding sequence ATGTGGCGACGGTTCTACAGTCTCAACAGGACGCTGTTGGTAAGCAAGTTGCCATTTGACGTGACGGAGCAGCAGGTCGGCGACGTGTTCAAGGTGCTGGGCGGGGTGCGTAATGTACGGCTCGTCAAGGAAAAGGGCAAGTTCAAGGGATACGGCTACGTTGAGTTCGAGAGCGAGGAGCAGGCCCGTGCTGCCAAAGTGCAGATGCAAGGCCGTGTGATCAAAAACCTGCCAATCCGGCTGGATCTGCGTAGCGAGGTGGAACAGCGTCGCAACTAtctggacgagaaaaagcACGAGATTCTGGTGGTAAGAAATCTGCCCTATGAGGCCACCGAGGACGAAGTGATGAAACTGTTTGCGCCGCTGCATGCGATTCGTTGCGGGCTTGCCAAGGCGCCGATCACCAACAAGTGTCTGGGATACGGGTTTGTGCGGTTTTTGAGCCCCAAGCTGGCACTTAAGGCGATTAAGAGGATAAAGGAGAGTCCAttgttcttgaaagacAGACGGCTCAAGGTGGAATTTGCGCAGAAAAAAGAGGACGGATACAAGTACATAGTGTAA
- a CDS encoding Molecular chaperone of the GrpE family, which translates to MWVRAVRQGTRGYRGFATSRVWLNEAKNEARKEAAEAAQASGEKSIASLESELASIKEKLLAKDKECAELKDRYVRSVADFRNLQETTKREMQKAKDFALQQFAKDLLESIDNFGHALNAVKEETLKSNQEVSQLYEGVKMTRDVFEKTLARHGLSKIDPVDEPFDPNRHEATFQAPVEGKEPGTVFHVQQPGFELNGRVLRPAKVGVVREN; encoded by the coding sequence ATGTGGGTCAGAGCAGTCAGACAAGGAACAAGAGGATACCGGGGTTTTGCCACCAGCCGTGTGTGGCTGAACGAGGCTAAGAACGAGGCCAGAAAGGAGGCTGCAGAGGCTGCCCAGGCCAGCGGCGAAAAGTCGATCGCCTCTCTGGAGTCGGAGCTCGCctccatcaaggagaagttGCTCgccaaggacaaggagtGTGCCGAGCTCAAGGACAGATATGTGCGTTCTGTGGCCGATTTTAGAAATTTGCAAGAGACCACCAAGAGAGAAATGCAAAAGGCCAAGGACTTTGCTCTGCAGCAGTTTGCCAAGGACCTGTTGGAAAGTATCGATAACTTTGGACACGCTCTGAATGCCGTCAAGGAGGAAACTTTGAAGAGCAATCAGGAGGTCTCACAGCTCTACGAGGGTGTGAAGATGACCAGAGACGTTTTTGAGAAGACGCTCGCCAGACACGGTTTGAGCAAGATCGACCCTGTCGACGAGCCGTTTGACCCAAACCGCCACGAGGCCACTTTCCAGGCTCCTGTGGAGGGCAAGGAGCCCGGAACAGTGTTCCACGTCCAGCAGCCTGGATTCGAGCTCAATGGAAGAGTTCTCCGTCCTGCCAAGGTTGGTGTTGTTAGAGAGAACTAG
- a CDS encoding Protein PCF11, whose protein sequence is MSSVQFGNDYYDSLQTLTFNSRPIIESHTQLAQENVEHAAEIVKAVEKRISKAIPTQKLFALYLLDSICKVVGSPYTRLFSINLYKTFTQTYSLVDDPTRVKMIKLFKTWKMANPVTGMPLFNDDQLDLIEKFLIRATANNKVEEPLSKEVLLKDIDDLKRMVGQRLNRGADQKTKQRFELLDQLRNIISQPAQIPVQQLEVVRRQLAGIREDEYRRVQPPPFTQPIPTAPPGPASLPNIPPVPASLPKIPTPAPTAAPAPGPAVFSTPELQKLLGLNPAKALTPQPSLQQQAPASSGLVMLSIELSQVLLNNHKPTADEISLIYSSKPNQCSNCPKRFANTPEGAIARQQHLDWHFRTNKKLKDTGKQLYNRAWYLNDAKWIEFKEDEIVGYTSDTLETNRVVMKEALSEEEVNKQIVAIPEDSDNETVCGICREKLVGVFDDEMGEWIWRNAIEKKGRVYHYSCWVETKGNIRDRSPERK, encoded by the coding sequence ATGTCTTCTGTTCAGTTCGGAAACGACTACTACGACTCACTCCAGACGCTCACGTTCAATTCGCGGCCCATCATAGAGAGCCACAcgcagctggcgcaggagAACGTGGAGCACGCGGCGGAAATCGTCAAGGCTGTAGAGAAGCGGATCTCAAAAGCCATTCCCACACAGAAACTGTTCGCCCTTTATCTTCTAGACTCGATATGTAAAGTGGTTGGCAGTCCGTATACTCGGCTTTTTAGCATAAACCTGTATAAGACGTTTACACAGACATACTCGCTTGTCGACGACCCGACCCGCGTCAAAATGATCAAGCTATTCAAGACATGGAAGATGGCTAACCCAGTAACGGGAATGCCCCTGTTCAAcgacgaccagctggacctCATCGAGAAGTTTCTTATTCGCGCCACCGCCAACAATAAGGTCGAGGAGCCGCTTTCCAAAGAAGTCCTCCTCAAGGACATCGACGACCTGAAACGTATGGTTGGCCAGCGACTCAACAGAGGCGCCGACCAGAAAACCAAGCAGCGCTtcgagcttcttgatcagctgcgaAACATCATCTCGCAACCGGCCCAGATCCccgtccagcagctcgaagTGGTACGGAGACAGCTCGCAGGAATCCGTGAAGACGAGTACAGAAGAGTCCAGCCACCGCCGTTTACTCAGCCGATTCCGACGGCCCCACCGGGCCCAGCGTCGCTGCCCAACATCCCTCCTGTGCCAGCGTCGCTGCCAAAGATCCCTACGCCGGCCCCGACTGCTGCTCCTGCCCCAGGTCCCGCCGTGTTCTCCACGCCTGAGTTGCAGAAACTTCTAGGACTCAACCCAGCAAAAGCTCTCACTCCTCAGCCGTCTTTGCAGCAACAGGCTCCCGCATCTTCTGGTCTTGTGATGTTGTCCATTGAGCTGAGCCAGGTGCTACTCAACAACCACAAACCCACGGCAGACGAGATTTCTCTAATCTACTCTTCCAAGCCGAACCAGTGCTCGAACTGTCCGAAACGTTTCGCCAACACGCCAGAAGGCGCCATAGCGCGCCAGCAGCACTTAGACTGGCATTTTCGCACGAacaagaaattgaaggaCACGGGTAAACAGCTCTACAACAGGGCGTGGTATTTAAACGACGCAAAATGGATCGAGTTCAAGGAAGACGAGATAGTGGGCTACACGTCAGACACTCTGGAAACCAACCGAGTGGTGATGAAGGAGGCTCTgtccgaggaggaggtcAACAAGCAGATAGTTGCCATTCCGGAAGATAGCGATAACGAGACGGTGTGTGGAATCTGTAGAGAAAAATTAGTTGGAgtgtttgacgacgagatggGCGAATGGATCTGGCGAAACGCCATAGAGAAAAAGGGCAGAGTGTACCATTATAGCTGCTGGGTGGAGACTAAGGGAAACATCAGAGACCGGTCGCCTGAGCGGAAGTAA
- a CDS encoding Myo-inositol transporter 1 has translation MAIRDSRPSTEEPLANSFDLRSAGQHAEFLRTRNEYRGLAGSDTQSASTHLDTLIHHPSPLVLGLTALASISGFMFGYDTGYISSVLVTIGSDLDGRELLVSEKEWITSGTSLGAVVACVFAGYIADLYGRKLVIILCNVLFVVGALLQLLATRVVTMIAGRLIMGLGVGIGSLIAPLYISELSPAKFRGRMVIINCLAITGGQLVAYAIGAILGGYHGGWRAIVGISMLPSTIQLIAFVFLPDTPRYLISIGKHKAAHQVLRKVYLGCPSELIEASIAEIHLLNAAVPGKTELERLKNSASQLFSTPSNQRALVIGCGLQAIQQLVGINSLMYFSGTIFKMVGYTNSTAVSCFVAGTNFLFTIVAFLIVDKVGKRRMLLVSIPLLMCAQVLCAVAFLHMDVKVQQEDLGIWEWTILLGLVLFVAFYAVGLGNVPWQQAELFPQSVRGMGTSLATVTNWTGSLVVSACFLSLMQWLSPAGAFFVFAGISLASWVFIFLVYPELGSLQLEEVQELLKDGFNVRKSIYIHQHRLM, from the coding sequence ATGGCGATCAGGGATTCGCGACCGAGCACAGAGGAGCCGCTCGCCAACTCATTTGACCTGCGCTCTGCAGGACAGCACGCCGAGTTCCTGCGCACGCGCAACGAGTACCGCGGCTTGGCGGGCTCAGACACCCAATCTGCTAGCACTCATTTGGATACGCTTATACACCATCCATCCCCGCTTGTCTTGGGCCTGACGGCGCTGGCctcaatttctggatttATGTTTGGATACGACACCGGCTACATCTCATCAGTTCTGGTCACCATCGGCAGCGATCTCGACGGCCGCGAGCTGTTAGTCTCGGAAAAAGAGTGGATCACCAGCGGGACCTCACTTGGCGCCGTGGTGGCTTGCGTGTTCGCCGGGTATATTGCCGACCTATACGGCCGAAAGCTGGTCATTATCCTCTGCAACGTGCTGTTTGTAGTGGGCGCcctgctgcagctgctggctACCAGGGTAGTGACCATGATTGCGGGCCGTCTGATCATGGGTCTGGGAGTGGGGATCGGGTCGCTTATAGCTCCACTGTACATTAGTGAGCTCTCTCCTGCCAAATTCCGCGGACGAATGGTTATCATAAACTGTCTGGCCATTACCGGTGGCCAGCTAGTGGCTTACGCGATAGGAGCAATACTAGGTGGCTACCACGGCGGATGGAGAGCCATTGTGGGGATTTCGATGCTTCCATCCACCATCCAGCTGATTGCCTTTGTTTTTCTACCAGATACGCCGCGCTACCTGATTTCCATCGGCAAGCACAAGGCTGCCCACCAGGTGCTCCGCAAAGTGTATCTGGGGTGTCCATCGGAGCTTATCGAGGCCAGCATCGCAGAAATCCATCTACTCAACGCTGCTGTGCCTGGAAAGACCGAGCTTGAACGTCTGAAGAATTCCGCTTCCCAGCTTTTCAGCACTCCTTCCAACCAGCGTGCACTCGTCATCGGATGCGGGCTCCAGGCAATACAACAGCTGGTTGGGATAAACTCGCTGATGTACTTTTCAGGAACGATCTTCAAGATGGTCGGGTACACAAATAGTACCGCCGTCAGCTGCTTTGTGGCAGGGACGAATTTTCTGTTCACCATTGTGGCTTTTCTAATTGTCGACAAGGTTGGGAAACGGAGGATGCTTTTGGTATCCATTCCGCTTCTCATGTGTGCCCAAGTTCTCTGTGCGGTGGCTTTCCTACATATGGACGTGAAAGTGCAACAAGAAGACTTGGGAATTTGGGAATGGACTATACTACTGGGATTGGTTCTCTTCGTTGCATTCTACGCTGTTGGCCTGGGCAATGTTCCGTGGCAACAAGCAGAATTATTTCCCCAATCTGTGCGTGGGATGGGCACCTCGTTGGCAACCGTCACCAATTGGACCGGATCCTTGGTGGTTTCTGCTTGCTTCTTGTCGCTAATGCAATGGCTCTCTCCAGCAGGCGCATTTTTCGTGTTTGCTGGAATATCACTAGCTTCATGGGTGTTTATATTTCTTGTTTACCCCGAGCTGGGCTCGTTGCAACTGGAGGAGGTGCAGGAATTGCTGAAGGATGGGTTCAATGTGCGAAAGAGTATTTATATCCATCAGCACAGATTAATGTGA
- a CDS encoding Protein CASP translates to MSEEDKTSSIDVASSAGVFEKALNSWAVIDLPSLQKEMDAKGLEIQASQKESLLSRKDLATKTKAFKKLPEEEKLDQINQLVKSYQNEVDSLTKKNKTVENVFFHIYRALAEAPDPKRLLQISLEAVLSIKDVEKLKAEKADLEEKLLGYADYEQLKSKIAKVEEEMARAVETQLQAKDSEWQALLEEKELNWRKKELELGDTLGKLKKEVEELKVNDEIMRLRLKSHAHTLNTEDDGDGDTLADGQNLKERAADTVELQMLSRDAETAKLRVMELERRNEELRREISSARSDVEIDKLRQMNNKRISELESENALLVARLEHERKNADKLKSEIQSKIEASQREVSQLNSEVEQLRHRISETQDYDEIKKELEVLRQIELGDDDEVPQLDSAIVQRNKKLNNELIEYRSKNEELTKKCEIFEKQVSELTKQVERLSEMNSKLENDLMNFESGSSNNDKWETMSMISSVAPSVAGGSMISGAPSRGGRLSPASSIAGGFEPGAVATQNNSILPIITQQRDRFRMRNKELEEETKKQFSKIVELRREINALKNDNKGLYERIRFLQFHQDAKQAQTAAPSRDLESKYKDSYEQELHPIEQFRIMESQRISSRMSPFERIFIQVTRFVLSTKYSRLMFVAYCFGLHMLVMMLMVYVLGSTTAGGSGPGISMTTSTGGVAGGIAGGAKSPR, encoded by the coding sequence ATGAGTGAAGAAGACAAGACATCGAGCATAGATGTGGCCTCTAGTGCAGGGGTTTTCGAAAAGGCATTAAACTCTTGGGCGGTGATTGACCTTCCGAGCCTGCAGAAGGAGATGGACGCAAAAGGACTAGAGATCCAGGCTTCTCAGAAAGAATCACTCCTTAGTAGAAAAGATCTGGCCACGAAAACAAAAGCATTTAAAAAGCTAcctgaggaggaaaagcTGGATCAAATTAACCAATTGGTCAAATCGTATCAGAATGAGGTAGACAGcttgacgaagaagaataAGACCGTCGAAAACGTATTTTTTCATATATATAGGGCCCTTGCCGAGGCCCCTGATCCGAAGAGATTGCTTCAGATCAGTCTGGAGGCGGTTCTGAGCATCAAGGACGTGGAAAAGCTGAAGGCTGAAAAAGCAGATCTCGAAGAGAAGCTCTTAGGGTATGCTGATTACGAACAGCTAAAATCCAAGATTGCAAAGGTTGAAGAGGAAATGGCTAGGGCTGTGGAAACTCAGTTGCAAGCCAAGGATAGCGAATGGCAAGCTCTGCTAGAGGAGAAAGAACTAAAttggaggaagaaggaGCTTGAATTGGGAGACACTCTTGGGAAATTAAAGAAGGAGgttgaggagctgaaagTGAACGATGAAATCATGCGTCTCCGGTTGAAGAGCCATGCCCACACGCTGAATACAGAGGATGATGGAGATGGCGATACATTAGCAGATGGACAAAATTTGAAGGAGCGTGCTGCAGATACTGTTGAGTTGCAAATGCTGAGTCGGGACGCGGAGACGGCCAAGTTGCGCGTGATGGAACTGGAACGCCGcaacgaggagctgcgACGGGAAATCAGCTCTGCGCGGAGCGACGTGGAGATTGACAAGTTGAGGCAAATGAATAATAAACGTATCAGCGAGTTGGAGAGCGAAAACGCATTGCTGGTTGCACGGCTGGAGCACGAACGCAAAAACGCTGACAAACTCAAATCCGAGATCCAATCCAAAATCGAGGCCTCACAGAGAGAGGTGTCTCAACTGAACAGCGAAGTTGAACAGTTACGGCATAGAATCAGCGAAACGCAGGATTACgacgaaatcaaaaaagagcttgaggtTTTGAGACAGATAGAGCTGGGTGACGATGATGAGGTTCCTCAGCTGGATTCTGCAATTGTTCAGCGTaacaaaaagctcaacaatgAGTTAATTGAGTACCGTtcgaaaaacgaggagctgaCCAAAAAGTGTGAGATTTTCGAGAAACAAGTTTCGGAGCTTACAAAGCAAGTCGAGCGCCTGAGTGAAATGAACTCTAAGCTTGAAAACGATCTCATGAATTTCGAAAGCGGCTCCTCCAACAACGACAAGTGGGAGACTATGTCGATGATTTCCTCGGTTGCACCGTCTGTGGCGGGAGGCTCGATGATTTCAGGTGCTCCTTCGCGAGGCGGAAGACTGTCGCCTGCATCTTCCATCGCAGGAGGTTTCGAACCGGGCGCTGTTGCTACTCAGAATAACTCCATTTTGCCTATCATAACACAGCAGCGTGACCGTTTCCGTATGCGcaacaaggagctggaggaggagacGAAGAAGCAGTTCTCGAAGATTGTCGAGCTTAGAAGAGAAATCAACGCGTTGAAAAATGATAACAAGGGTCTTTACGAGAGAATAAGGTTCCTCCAGTTCCACCAGGATGCTAAGCAGGCGCAGACTGCTGCGCCTTCGCGCGATCTCGAGAGCAAGTACAAAGACAGCTACGAGCAAGAGTTGCATCCAATTGAGCAGTTCCGCATCATGGAAAGCCAGAGAATCAGCTCTCGCATGTCGCCGTTCGAGCGGATATTCATCCAGGTAACAAGGTTTGTGCTGAGCACCAAGTATTCGCGACTTATGTTTGTTGCTTACTGCTTCGGTCTGCACATGCTGGTGATGATGCTTATGGTGTATGTGCTAGGAAGCACAACTGCTGGCGGCAGCGGGCCTGGCATAAGCATGACAACCAGCACAGGTGGTGTTGCAGGCGGCATTGCAGGAGGTGCGAAGAGTCCGCGTTGA
- a CDS encoding Mitochondrial NAD+ transporter, involved in the transport of NAD+ into the mitochondria — protein MSAEPPVPAFEETNFARQKDIDPMTASDTPHPVLGHYRLRLTDNQVVTIAGGLAGFLSGVVVCPLDVTKTRLQAQGSYLRNLEDEVKINNFEKRRYTGILRTLGTIWHEEGIRGLYRGLVPITFGYFPTWMIYFSCYEKFKKMYSYIIKDDTIGYFASAISSGAISTTVTNPIWVVKTRLMLQMNKGRTIYDRFGDTVGAAATPGGIKREYYNGTIDAFVKMYHSEGARSFYRGLLPSYFGLIHVAIQFPLYENFKKVLQVHGDTFDGKTMNFDQFCRLVLSSSLSKILASGVTYPHEILRTRLQIVNSDSTKPSAGLLKTLLSIYKNEGIPGFYSGFLVNLARTLPASAVTLVSFEFFKSYLQATTR, from the coding sequence ATGAGTGCAGAGCCACCCGTTCCCGCTTTTGAAGAGACTAACTTCGCTCGCCAAAAAGACATAGACCCTATGACTGCCTCTGACACCCCGCACCCCGTCCTTGGACATTACCGACTTCGGCTTACAGACAATCAAGTGGTTACCATAGCGGGTGGACTTGCCGGGTTTTTGTCTGGCGTTGTTGTCTGTCCATTGGACGTCACAAAAACCCGTCTTCAGGCTCAAGGATCATATCTTAGAAATCTTGAAGACGAGGTCAAGATCAATAATTTTGAGAAACGCAGATACACAGGAATATTAAGAACTTTAGGAACCATTTGGCATGAGGAAGGAATACGTGGACTATATAGAGGCCTGGTGCCCATCACGTTTGGCTACTTTCCTACATGGATGATCTACTTCTCGTGTTACGAAAAGTTCAAAAAGATGTATTCATATATTATTAAAGACGACACTATAGGCTATTTTGCCAGTGCCATTTCTTCCGGCGCCATATCTACCACCGTCACAAATCCAATATGGGTGGTAAAAACGAGATTGATGTTGCAGATGAACAAAGGAAGAACTATATACGACAGATTCGGTGACACTGTCGGTGCAGCTGCTACGCCCGGCGGCATCAAACGAGAATACTACAATGGAACTATAGACGCATTTGTGAAGATGTATCACAGCGAGGGAGCGCGCTCGTTTTATAGAGGACTTCTGCCGTCATATTTCGGACTTATTCATGTTGCCATTCAATTCCCATTATACGAGAACTTCAAGAAGGTGCTTCAGGTTCATGGCGACACCTTCGACGGAAAAACCATGAATTTCGATCAATTTTGCAGATTGGTTCTATCGTCATCATTATCCAAGATATTGGCTTCCGGCGTCACTTACCCGCACGAGATATTGCGCACAAGACTGCAAATCGTCAATAGCGACTCGACCAAGCCTAGTGCTGGATTGCTGAAAACTCTTTTGTCAATCTACAAGAACGAAGGAATTCCCGGGTTTTATTCAGGATTCCTTGTTAATCTCGCAAGAACGCTTCCTGCCAGCGCGGTCACGCTTGTTTCtttcgagttcttcaaGAGTTACTTGCAAGCTACAACTAGATAG
- a CDS encoding putative histone acetyltransferase Spt10 has product MFSVIPVTLRNGQSATIVPFESINQVPKSLVDKLHKEYNYEVEQGNTLAQIEPLTEQEFLDYYCPKFLAIMLQGEFESTSHAIELAKETDLGEKFLGSYYIKPNYPGRSSHNCNAGFLVSSKHRGMGIGKLLGKSYLEYAPKLGYRYSVFNLVYETNKASSRIWDNLGFERIGRVPGAGYLKDHGYVDAIVFGYDFTKGKEI; this is encoded by the coding sequence ATGTTCAGCGTGATACCAGTCACATTGAGAAACGGCCAGTCCGCGACAATCGTGCCGTTTGAGTCTATAAACCAGGTTCCAAAATCCTTGGTTGATAAGCTGCACAAGGAATACAACTACGAAGTCGAGCAAGGAAACACTTTGGCCCAAATCGAGCCTCTTACAGAACAGGAATTTTTGGATTACTACTGCCCCAAATTCCTTGCAATCATGCTCCAAGGGGAATTCGAGTCCACTTCTCACGCTATCGAGCTAGCAAAAGAAACCGATCTCGGTGAAAAGTTCCTGGGGTCGTATTACATAAAACCAAATTACCCGGGGAGATCGTCGCATAACTGCAATGCAGGGTTTCTCGTTTCCAGCAAGCACAGAGGAATGGGAATCGGCAAACTTCTTGGGAAAAGCTACCTAGAGTATGCACCGAAACTAGGCTACCGTTACAGCGTGTTCAACCTTGTCTATGAAACAAACAAGGCCAGCTCGCGAATTTGGGACAACCTTGGATTTGAGAGGATTGGACGGGTGCCGGGTGCCGGCTACTTGAAAGACCACGGCTACGTGGACGCTATTGTCTTTGGCTACGATTTCACCAAGGGCAAGGAGATTTGA
- a CDS encoding 1,2-dihydroxy-3-keto-5-methylthiopentene dioxygenase yields MGAFYYHDELPGTFTDEHNSGKPVSLEQLEKIGVFYRHFETVEEVDVVAKERNYKNRDEIVLSEATFPGGPEALQAKLEVFYKEHLHEDEEIRYILDGEGYFDVRDDNDRWIRAKLTKGDLLILPAGIYHRFTLSNSKYVRALRLFKDEPKWVALDRGTDQAESSFSRTEYLRSVSVN; encoded by the coding sequence ATGGGTGCCTTCTACTACCACGACGAACTGCCGGGGACTTTCACTGACGAGCACAATTCGGGAAAGCCTGTTAgcctggagcagctggagaaaataggCGTTTTTTACAGACATTTTGAGACTGTGGAAGAGGTCGACGTTGTGGCCAAAGAGCGCAATTATAAGAATAGAGACGAAATTGTTCTTTCAGAGGCAACTTTCCCTGGTGGACCAGAAGCGCTGCAagccaagctggaggtTTTCTACAAAGAACATCTccacgaggacgaggagatcaggTACATATTAGATGGTGAAGGCTATTTCGATGTGAGAGATGACAACGACAGATGGATTCGCGCAAAACTGACCAAGGGTGATCTTTTGATTCTTCCAGCCGGCATCTATCATCGGTTCACCCTGTCTAATTCCAAGTACGTCAGAGCTTTGAGGTTAttcaaggacgagccaAAATGGGTGGCTCTTGACCGTGGAACCGACCAGGCTGAGTCGAGCTTTTCGAGAACCGAGTACCTTCGCAGTGTGAGCGTCAACTAG
- a CDS encoding Conserved hypothetical membrane protein — protein MIRSRLGITNILQANLKRSFSVSVSRTLIYKSQPKIPKPAVEAEQANSPVADTKDADRLARLEQSRWYRWTPRILKPYARSMTMRPLGFGISFAILHEITAIVPFLGLWWFFLHYNWVPLDVPQDLLARGAEVLSKGLINLDVDLVEKTKIVTAGANAYAATKLLLPVRLPVCFALAPFFDRWCVKPIQMAWRRLMERAKAKRAANKARPK, from the coding sequence ATGATAAGAAGCAGACTCGGAATTACAAACATTCTGCAGGCCAACTTGAAACGGAGTTTCTCTGTCAGCGTGTCCCGAACGCTCATATACAAGTCGCAGCCAAAAATACCAAAGCCAGCAGTCGAGGCAGAGCAAGCAAATAGTCCAGTGGCAGATACCAAAGACGCAGACAGATTGGCCAGACTCGAGCAGAGTAGATGGTACAGATGGACGCCCAGGATACTCAAGCCCTATGCTCGAAGCATGACTATGCGTCCGTTGGGTTTTGGTATTAGTTTTGCCATACTCCACGAGATCACTGCCATTGTGCCATTTCTAGGACTTTGGtggtttttcctccacTACAATTGGGTTCCGTTGGACGTGCCGCAGGATCTACTGGCCAGAGGAGCTGAGGTACTTTCCAAAGGGCTTATAAATTTGGACGTGGACCTGGTGGAAAAGACTAAGATCGTCACTGCGGGAGCCAATGCCTACGCCGCTACTAAGCTGCTTCTGCCAGTGAGACTACCGGTCTGTTTTGCACTAGCCCCATTCTTTGACCGATGGTGCGTCAAGCCTATCCAGATGGCCTGGAGAAGACTGATGGAACGCGCCAAGGCCAAACGGGCGGCCAACAAAGCTCGTCCTAAATAA